One Plasmodium relictum strain SGS1 genome assembly, chromosome: 2 genomic region harbors:
- the PSTK gene encoding L-seryl-tRNA(Sec) kinase, putative encodes MNCLVLLYGSPCSGKDTFINFLLKKKKKLLLFLYFFLNLTKKKPYKYIREKIFFIELIKYFYRINNYRYKLVYIKKKKLRISFKYLIYLIRHFDIIIKNRYFYPNKYMKLNNLKKKILKNNNKQGKYTFKRWRIKKYPKLFDYFKNSKIFFILHKEITKWKIYFKKFLEKNKICIYNISTDFIEKQFYHNIEEKSFKYSKRNKKYLYTLNKKYITFSKKINDTFYLFLKKTNIKNEKFVIKKEKKKKKVTLINQTKNWKKARKIAYEYCMNIMKINKESFINDNKKKRNYYYNEKSENKIIILNDTFHLPSMRKQYYILSKKYYYNYIQIFINTPLKKCLKRNINRKKFKYISNKTIIKNHKYHKKYAIRLKEKKNKNFFKIINVIKGNYKWQRKILSLEINSFKKKKNIKEKKIMSIKEQKKPKIELNHLDIINTTINKIIHEKLKELPNEQKNEYAKKFRLIKLQLLKGNKFSM; translated from the exons atgaattgcTTAGTATTATTATATGGTAGCCCTTGTAGTGGTAAAGACAcattcataaattttttattaaaaaaaaaaaaaaagcttcttttatttctttatttttttttaaatttaacaaaGAAGAAGccttataaatatataagagaaaaaatattctttattgaattaattaaatatttttataggaTAAATAACTATAGATATAAATTAgtctatataaaaaaaaaaaaattaagaatttCTTTCAAATATCTAATATATTTGATTAGGCATTttgatattattataaaaaatagatattttTATCCTAATAAATACATGAAATTAAATaatctgaaaaaaaaaattcttaagaATAATAACAAACAAGGAAAGTATACATTTAAAAGATggagaataaaaaaatacccaaaattatttgattattttaagaattctaaaatatttttcattttacataaagaaataacaaaatggaaaatatattttaaaaaatttttagaaaaaaataaaatttgtatTTACAACATATCAACTGATTTTATTGAAAAACAATTTTATCAtaatatagaagaaaaatcatttaaatatagcaaacgtaataaaaaatatttatatacattaaataaaaaatatataactttctctaaaaaaataaatgatactttttatttatttcttaaaaaaacaaatatcaAGAATGAAAAgtttgttataaaaaaagagaaaaaaaaaaaaaaagtaacatTAATTAATCAAACTAAAAATTGGAAAAAAGCAAGAAAAATTGCATATGAATATTGTatgaatataatgaaaattaataaggaaagttttataaatgataataaaaaaaaaagaaattattattataatgaaaaatctgaaaataaaataattatcttAAATGATACCTTTCATTTGCCATCAATGAGAAAAcagtattatatattatctaaaaaat attattacaattatatacaaatttttataaatactcctcttaaaaaatgtttaaagagaaatataaatagaaaGAAATTTAAGTACATATCTAATAAgacaattataaaaaatcacaaatatcataaaaaatatgctattagattaaaagaaaaaaaaaacaaaaatttctttaaaataattaatgttATTAAAGGGAATTACAAATGGCAAAGGAAAATATTATCTCTGgaaattaattcttttaaaaaaaaaaaa aatataaaagaaaaaaaaataatgtctataaaagaacaaaagaagccaaaaatagaattaaatcatttagac aTTATTAATACAAccattaataaaattatacatGAAAAGTTGAAAGAACTTCCTAATG AACAAAAGAATGAATATGCAAAGAAATTTCgtttaattaaattacaattattaaaaggtaataaattttcaatgtaa
- the ARP1 gene encoding actin-related protein has translation MNEYGNQIYSNQPIIIDNGSGYIKAGFAGDDIPNIVFPSYVGRPKYKRVMAGAVEGNIFVGNKAEEYRGLLKVTYPINHGIIENWNDMENIWIHVFNSLKINSEEHPVLLTEAPLNPQKNKEKIAEVFFESFNVPALFISIQAILSLYSCGKTNGTVLDCGDGVCHCVSIYEGYSITNTITRTDVAGRDITTYLGYLLRKNGHLFNTSAEMEIVKTMKENCCYVSFNMNKEKNSSDKSITALPYILPDGSQILIGSERYRAPEVLFNPSILGLEYLGLSELIVTSITRADMDLRKTLYSHIVLSGGTTLFHGFGDRLLNEIRKFAPKDITIRISAPPERKFSTFIGGSILASLATFKKIWISKQEFDEYGSVILHKKTF, from the exons ATGAATGAATATGGTAATCAAATTTATTCTAATCAACCTATAATAATTGATAATGGAAGTGGATATATAAAAGCTGGTTTTGCCGGAGATGATATTCCTAATATTGTATTTCCATCATA TGTAGGTAGACCAAAATATAAGAGGGTTATGGCGGGAGCAGTAGAAGGTAACATTTTTGTCGGAAATAAAGcg gAAGAATATAGGGGACTATTAAAAGTTACTTATCCAATTAATCATGGAATTATTGAAAATTGGAATGATATGGAAAATATTTGGATTCATGTATtcaattctttaaaaattaattcagaagaa caTCCTGTCTTATTAACTGAAGCCCCTTTAAATcctcaaaaaaataaagagaaaaTTGCGGAGGTTTTTTTTGAATCATTTAATGTTCCTGCcttatttatttctattcAAGCTATTCTTTCCTTATATTCTTGTGGAAAAACTAATGGGACAGTTTTAGATTGCGGAGATGGAGTTTGCCATTGTGTTTCAATTTATGAAG GATATAGTATAACAAATACAATAACAAGAACAGATGTTGCAGGAAGAGATATCACAACTTATTTAGGTTATTTGTTAAGAAAAAATGGGCATTTATTTAATACTTCAGCTGAAATGGAAATAGTAAAAACTATGAAAGAAAATTGTTGTTatgtttcttttaatatgaataaagaaaaaaattcttcTGATAAATCTATTACTGCTTTACCTTACATACTTCCTGATGGATCACAAATATTG atTGGATCTGAGAGGTATAGAGCACCAGAAGTTTTGTTTAATCCATCTATTTTAGGATTAGAATATTTAG gatTATCTGAACTAATAGTTACATCAATAACAAGAGCCGATATGGATTTACGAAAAACTTTATATTCACATATTGTCTTATCTGGAGGAACAACTTTATTTCATG gtttCGGTGATAGActattaaatgaaattagGAAATTTGCTCCCAAAGATATAAca aTAAGAATTAGTGCACCACCGGAAAGAAAATTCAGTACATTTATAGGAGGATCAATTTTAGCATCTTTAgcaacttttaaaaaaatttggaTATCTAAacaa gAATTCGACGAATATGGTTCTGTTATACTACACAAAAAAACATTttga